The Reichenbachiella carrageenanivorans region TTATGCGTTTTATAATTCAGATGCACATGATTACTTCCCAATTCCAGCGACTGAAGTACAGACGAATGAAGCATTTTAATAATAAAAAGAGAAATGATGATAACGCATATATATAAAGAAATGAAAAAGTACGGAGTGCTTATGGTGCTGGTACTTTTAGTAATCAGTTCGTGTGGAGAAGAGTTTAATACTCCAGTAGTGATCGAGCCGAGTCATAGTGTAATCAAGGTCTCTCAGTCGAGTAATGGAAACATACTTAATGTGGGTGGTAGTATTGATTTTGCAGATGTATCTCAAGGTATTTCAAGTAGAGAATGGGTATTTCCGAGTACTGATGTAGAGATTGAAGGAGAAATCACAGATTCAAAAGTGAAAGTAACCTTTCTTAAAGTAGGTAGCTATGAAGTAGAATTGCATCAGGAGTTTATGGATTCTGCCTATGTAGAACGAGGTGATGATAAAATAGGAATGATGTATGATACCACTATCGCTGTGACAGTAATGCCTGCAGTAGAGGTATCAGCACTGAAAGCCAATTTGCTAGATGGAGCAGGCGTAGTAGGAACTGAGATCGACCTTGATGCAGATACTCCTACTGAAATTCCTTTTGGTAGTATTATCCGTTATGCATACACTGCAACAGGAAATCCTACTGAAGTTATTGGTGATTTTGATGGAGCTGAACTAGTGGCAAATGACTCTGAAAATAGTACGTTTGATGTGAAGTACAACGGGCTAGATAAAGTGTTTAGCATATTTCCAGTTTTTCGAAGACCACAGCCAGAAAGTAGAGATACCTTATACTATACTGATATTGTGAAATGTGTAAGGTCGACAGAACCCGTTACATTGATTGAGGTGTATGCTAAGGATAGTGACCTAGGAATAGAATTCTCTAGAGGTTTGGATAAATCTTCTGTAAAAACAGACCAATTCAGCGTTACGATCACAACAGCAGGAAGTGGAGATATTACACCAGAGTTTGAGGCCAAAGTTGATCCGAATAATTCGAGTGTGGTTTTATTAACCATGACAAATGATGAATTCTACAGCGATGATATGGTGAAAGTGACTTATAGTGGTGCATCACTTGAAACGGCAGATAAAGCTCCAATTGATCCTTTTGCAGACGAAGAAGCAACTATTATTGAGACCAATTTGCTAGAGGAAGCTAGTTACGATTACGACATGGAAGATGCAGGCGTGACTTGGGTCGCTGGTACTACCGGTTGGCTAGGGGGTGATTTCACCAATACATTAGAAAAAACTACTGTGAGAGCCACAAAAGGAACTACTAGTCTCAAAATATCTGTAGACCCATATAGTTCGGGGGCTTGGGGCAATGGTACCATCGTAGAGCCGACCATAGGTGGAGCACTCCAAAGGTTTCCATATACTTCGGAAGGAGACAATAAAGTGAAAGTGGCGTATGATGTATTTTTAGAAGCCAACGGAGGGGGTATTGACCCATCGGTACCTAATCAGTTTGCGACTAATATGAGGATGTATATCAACTGGGGAGCAGGAGGTACAGAAACCGCCCAATCTCTAGGAGGATCAGCTACGGGCGCATGGCAGGAACTCACTGATATTGTGACGATTTCAGATCCTGGCAATGCTCCATTTAGTATGGCCATTAAAATTGCTCAAACGGGCGAGGAAGTATTTACGGCATATATAGACAATATTAGAGTGACTAGATGGAACCCTAGACCATAGTCTTACCAGCCAACGTTCATTTAAATAAGTAGAAGCCTCCCTTATTCTGCATAGTAGGATAGGGGAGGCTTTTGTTTTATAACTTTTGAGGCTGAACAGTTTTCTACATCCGCAGTTCTGTTTTGAACTTGTACGAAGCAAACAAAAACTATTTCAGCTTACTCCAAATACTTAGAAGGAGATTTTCCAAAGTGTTTCTTAAAGCTTCGGCTAAAATAATGAGGGTTAGAAAAACCACAGGAATAAGCGATTTCGGCAATAGTTGCCTCAGGTTGTGTGGCGATCAGATGTGCTGCTTTTTTTAGCCGCATGGTCATGATAAGCTCATTGGGAGTCTGACCCGTGATGGCTTTTATTTTGGCAAACAAGTTGGTGCGGCCTAGCATCATATCTCTGGAGAAGGCCGCCACATCATACTTCGTGTTGCTCAGGTTTTCATTTATTGTTGTTTCCATCTTCTCCAAAAACTCTCTGTCAATCCTATTTTTGGCCATTTTTGATGTAGTAGATACAGGGTCTACGGCAAATTTCTTCTGTATGGCTCGGTGATTATTGAGGATGTTGTTGATTCGCGCTACCAGTATTTTAGTGTTGAATGGTTTGGTGATATAATCGTCGGCACCTGTTTCCAGTCCCTCTATTTTGTGTTCTACGGCAGTACGGGCAGTGAGCAAGACTACTGGTATGTGAGAGGTCGTAAGATTAGTCTTTAGTTTACTGCACATTTCAGTACCACTCATTACAGGCATCAGCACATCGCTGAGAATCAGATCTGGCTGTAGGGTTTGTGCTCTTTCAAAACCTTCTTGTCCATTGCAGGCTACATGTACCTCGAAGGATACCTGCATCAGTTCTTGTAAAAATTGGCGTACCTCATCGTTGTCTTCTACGACTAGTATGGTAGAAGTTGCATGTGTTTTTACAACCGTTTCTGTATCGGGGACATCCTGGGTTATTACCGCAGGGGCAAACTCAAGTTCCTCCGAAATGATCGGAGTGTCCAAGTCTTCAGTGTGCAATTCAGAAGCATCAAAATGGATATGCCCAGTAGGAATATGTACGGTGAATGACGTGTGGTCATTTTTCTCACTCATCACAGATATACTGCCTTTGTGTGCCGTGATAATGCCTTTGGATAGGGCTAGACCAATGCCTGTACCTTGCTTGCTTTCGGTGGATAAGTGATCCAATTGGTAGAACCTGTCAAATATTCTATCTAGGCTTTCTTGTGGCATGCCTACGCCAGTATTGATGATTTCGACAGCCATTTCAGTGTCCTGAAAATAGAGCTTAATAGTGATCTTTCCTTTTTTTGGAGTGAATTTGAAGGCATTTGAAAGCAAATTGTAAAAGACTTTTTCAAGTTGGGGTTTGTCATACCAGAGTTCTACAGTAGGTAGGTCGTTTTCTAAGGTATAGTCAATCTCTGCGTGCTGAGCCAATTCGACAAAGCTCAAATAGATCTCCTCAATGAATGGAATAAAATCATGCTTCGATGCTTTGATTTTAAGATGACCTTGCTCTTGTTTTCTAAAATCTAGAAGCTCCGAAATGAGGGTCTTCAGTCGTAAAGTGTTTTTATGAATATTGAGCACTTTCTTGTAAGTAGATGGGGATAGGTTTTGTTTTTCGAGCAGTAGGTCTATCTGTCCAGCTATGAGCGTGAGTGGCGTTCTGAATTCATGAGAGATGTCTGTAAAGAATCGAAGCTTAGATTGGTTGAGTTGTACATTCTGATCTAGTTTTTGATGCTCCATTTCTAGTTCATCTTCAAGCCTTTTCCTAGATAGGTATTGTTGATTGAAGAGAAAAAGGATACCAATGGCTACCAATAAATATATGATATAAGCTGTTCTTGAGAGATAAAACGGCGGATTCATCTTGATTTCCAATCGTGCTTCCAAGGTAGGTGCGTTGATGTTTCTTACACGGAAGACGTACTTACCATCGTCCAAGCTGGTATAGGTGGCTTCGCTATTCTGTGAGGCAGTCACCCATTTTTGATCAAACCCCTCTAGTTTAAATTCTAATGCTTGCTTTTCTGATTTGGAGAAAGCCATATCCGTAAAGCGGATAGTGATCGCTGAGTGAAAATGACTAAGGTCTATACTTTTGGTTTTGAAAATACTCTGACTCAGAATTTCGGGATGAGTCGTAGGATCTACTTTTTCGTTGTTGATGAATAGCTCACTTATTTGTGGCGTTTTCTTGCTCGATTTGTTGAGTACAGCTTGTTCGTTGAACGAGGCCATGCCATTGAAGCCACTGACAAAAACTTCCCCGTCGGAGGTGATAAATAGCCCGCCTTCGTTGAGCTCATTGAGGGGAAGTCCATTGGCGTAAGTGATGTTTTTGAAAGTCTTCTTGTCTACGTTGAAAAAGCTCACCCCTTTATTGGTGGCGAGAATAAGCCCTCCAAACCTGGAAGCAGCTATGCTAAATACAATATTGCCAGGGAGCCCTTGGTCTGTGTAGTATTTGATGAAATCATTGCTTTTAGGAAGAAATTGGTTGAGGCCATTGGCCGTGGCAATCCAAATCCTGGAATAGTGATCTTCGAATATTTGATAGACAAAATTATTGGCCAGACTTCGCTCATCATCTGGTTTGTGAGCAAACGATAAAAATTCGCCATTGCGCATAGAATAACGGAAGAGCCCCGAATATTCCGTGCCGATCCAGAGGTATTCTTCGGAGTCTATAAATAGACTGATGATACGCTCGTTGATACGCTCATTGATATAATCGGGTAGAAACTTTGAGAAGGTTTGATGCTCAGGATCAAAGTGAATGACTCCGTAAATCGTACCAAGGATAAACCCGTTTTTGTATGAAATGAGTGTGGATATGTCTCCTACAGGTAGTGAATCTGGATTGTATTTGGCATCGAGATAGGAGGTGAATTTTTTCGTTTCCAAATCCATCTTATTCAATCCTCCACGGTGAGTACCGATCCACAATATCGAATCTCCTTGGTTGAGAAGCCCTTTTACATTGTTGTGAGAGATACTGTTTTTGCCTGGTGTGTACTTGTAGTATTCAAATTTGTTTTGTTTTCGGTCGAAGAAGTTGAGGCCTCCACCATCGGTACAGATCCATAGGTTGTGGTTTTTGTCTTCGATCATGCGGCCTACTACTCTGAAGTTGATACTTTCATGGTTGGTCGTGTTTTCGGGGTAGAAGGAGAAGATGTTTCGAGTAGGATTAAAAAGATTAGCACCACCATAATAAGTGCCTGCCCACATGGCACCACTTTGATCTTTAAACAACGACCAGATAGAATTGTGAGACAGTCCATAAGGACGGCTTTTATCCACTGCGTAGTGCTTGATTTGTCCCTCTTTGGTGATTTCGTCTAGCCCATAAAATGTACCGACCCAAATATTGCCGTGATCATCTTCTTGGATGCATCTTACAAACTCATGACTCAGTTGATCGCCACTGAGGTGCTTTATCAGACCTGAGGGGTCGCGTTTGAGCAGGCCGTTGTTGTCAGTGCCTATCCAGATGTTTTGTTCGGAGTCTATGAAAATGCTTTTGACCTGCACATGGTTCATAAGTGTGGTCTGTGCAGTTGCATTTAGTACCAATAGACGATGGTTAGTACCTATCAGTAGTTGGTCTCCATGAGGTTCTATTTCAGAGATGATTTCATCGGCTCTGAGAACTAATTTTTTGGGAATGTATTGTTTGGAATCTTGATCTAGTAGATAGGCATCTTTTTCTGTGATTACCCAAATCCCTCCATGATATATACCAAACGATTTGAGACCAGGCTGTGGATAGTTGGTTATTTGCTCTGTGTGGGTATCAAAGCGATTCATTGCATTAGGAGTGAGTATCCACACATCATCACCATGCGTTTTTATTCTTTTGATTTGATTTTCAAAAAGTGAATTTTTAGAGTCACTGCCAGTAGAATAGGTCGTCATGGTAGTGCCATTGTATCTATTCAGACCATTGCGTGTACCTAACCAGATATTGCCTAGTGCATCTTGGGAGATGGCCATCACCGAGATCTGGCTCAGACCATCTTCTAGATCGATGTGTTCGAAGTTGATGACTTGGGCTTGAAGGTGGGTGATTGACCCGATCAGGGTCGCAAATAGTACAAAAAAAATCCTCATTTGATTAACTGCTATAAATACTTTTCTTTTGCATTTCCTTCATGTAAATGAATAGTCTGAAAAGTGGCTTTCATTTCAATAGCCAATCTAATTCCTTTTTTTAATATGATGAATCAGAATGATTTGACAGATGTCAATATCGTTCGGAATGCTTGTACAAATGTACAGATTGACCAAAGATTTAAACTCCTACCTTTTCTGATGCCTGAACTAACCTATTGTACGAAAGTGCAAGAGGTATGGATGATTGTGTACAGACTTGCTTAGTGCTCAAAGTAGTTTTGGGTTAGGAATTTTTAGAATAATCACAAATAATGAAAACAATGAATTGGTTAGCCATCATATCTTTCGCAGTTGTCGTCGCAGGATGTACCAGTAGTACTGGCAAAAACAGCGAGCGAGTAGAAGACCATACACTACAGAGTGTAGAGCAGCAGCTGAGCTTACTACTTGCCACGGCAGAGGAAGCAAATAAAAATCCACGTACTATAGACGAAGACGGTGAAATCCACTGGGCGACTAAAGCACCTACTTCCAATCGTCTTGGTGGTTTCGATTGGACCTTAGGTTTCTTCCCTGGTAGCTGTTGGTATATGTATGAGTATACCCAAGATGAAAAATGGAAAGATGCGGCGATCAAATTTCAAAGCCTTCATGAAAATTTTAAAGACCTAACAGGGTCTCACGATATGGGCTTTGTGTTCAACTGCTCTTATGGCAATGCCTATCGCCTGACCAAAGAAGACAAGTACAAGGAAGTGATGATTGATGCTGGTGATGCCTTGATTCAGAGATTCAACCCTACAGTAGGCTGCATCCAAAGCTGGGATGTAGACAAAGGATGGCAAGCCACTAGAGGTTGGAGGTATCCTGTCATTATAGACAATATGATGAACCTAGAGTTGTTATTCGAGCTAACCAAACTGACAGGCGATTCAAAATACAAGGAAGTGGCGATATCTCATGCCGATAAGACTTTACAAAATCATTTTAGAGCAGACTACAGCTCCTACCATGTGGTAGATTATGATCCAGAGACAGGCGCTGTGCGCAAAAAAAACACCGCTCAAGGTTATGCACATGAGAGCGCATGGGCGAGAGGACAGGCATGGGGGTTGTATGGATATGTAGTATGCTATCGATACACCAAAGACCCAAGGTATTTGGAACAGGCCATAAAAATCGCAGATTTTATTCAGTCATTTGATGGCACGCCTAAGGATGGGATTCCGTATTGGGACTATCAGGCACCTGAGATTCCAAACGAACCAAGAGATGTGTCGGCAGCAGCGATTACCGCCTCGGCCTTGGTCGAACTCAATGGGTACACGAAAGATGCTTACAAGCCTTTTGAAAATAAGTTGATGACCTCATTGGCTTCTCCTGCATATACGGCCAAAGCAGGCGAAATCCACAACTTTGTGCTGAAGCACAGCGTGGGTAGCATCCCGCACAACAACGAAATAGACGTGCCTCTCAACTACGCAGACTATTATTATATAGAGGCACTTGTACGTCAATACGAATTAAGTAAATAATACAAAACACACAACGATGAAAAACTACTTAGCATTAATAGGCTTACTAGTAAGTGCTCAGTTGGTGGCACAAGAATCTCCTCTGTGGGAAGATTTTGTG contains the following coding sequences:
- a CDS encoding hybrid sensor histidine kinase/response regulator transcription factor, translating into MRIFFVLFATLIGSITHLQAQVINFEHIDLEDGLSQISVMAISQDALGNIWLGTRNGLNRYNGTTMTTYSTGSDSKNSLFENQIKRIKTHGDDVWILTPNAMNRFDTHTEQITNYPQPGLKSFGIYHGGIWVITEKDAYLLDQDSKQYIPKKLVLRADEIISEIEPHGDQLLIGTNHRLLVLNATAQTTLMNHVQVKSIFIDSEQNIWIGTDNNGLLKRDPSGLIKHLSGDQLSHEFVRCIQEDDHGNIWVGTFYGLDEITKEGQIKHYAVDKSRPYGLSHNSIWSLFKDQSGAMWAGTYYGGANLFNPTRNIFSFYPENTTNHESINFRVVGRMIEDKNHNLWICTDGGGLNFFDRKQNKFEYYKYTPGKNSISHNNVKGLLNQGDSILWIGTHRGGLNKMDLETKKFTSYLDAKYNPDSLPVGDISTLISYKNGFILGTIYGVIHFDPEHQTFSKFLPDYINERINERIISLFIDSEEYLWIGTEYSGLFRYSMRNGEFLSFAHKPDDERSLANNFVYQIFEDHYSRIWIATANGLNQFLPKSNDFIKYYTDQGLPGNIVFSIAASRFGGLILATNKGVSFFNVDKKTFKNITYANGLPLNELNEGGLFITSDGEVFVSGFNGMASFNEQAVLNKSSKKTPQISELFINNEKVDPTTHPEILSQSIFKTKSIDLSHFHSAITIRFTDMAFSKSEKQALEFKLEGFDQKWVTASQNSEATYTSLDDGKYVFRVRNINAPTLEARLEIKMNPPFYLSRTAYIIYLLVAIGILFLFNQQYLSRKRLEDELEMEHQKLDQNVQLNQSKLRFFTDISHEFRTPLTLIAGQIDLLLEKQNLSPSTYKKVLNIHKNTLRLKTLISELLDFRKQEQGHLKIKASKHDFIPFIEEIYLSFVELAQHAEIDYTLENDLPTVELWYDKPQLEKVFYNLLSNAFKFTPKKGKITIKLYFQDTEMAVEIINTGVGMPQESLDRIFDRFYQLDHLSTESKQGTGIGLALSKGIITAHKGSISVMSEKNDHTSFTVHIPTGHIHFDASELHTEDLDTPIISEELEFAPAVITQDVPDTETVVKTHATSTILVVEDNDEVRQFLQELMQVSFEVHVACNGQEGFERAQTLQPDLILSDVLMPVMSGTEMCSKLKTNLTTSHIPVVLLTARTAVEHKIEGLETGADDYITKPFNTKILVARINNILNNHRAIQKKFAVDPVSTTSKMAKNRIDREFLEKMETTINENLSNTKYDVAAFSRDMMLGRTNLFAKIKAITGQTPNELIMTMRLKKAAHLIATQPEATIAEIAYSCGFSNPHYFSRSFKKHFGKSPSKYLE
- a CDS encoding glycoside hydrolase family 88 protein encodes the protein MNWLAIISFAVVVAGCTSSTGKNSERVEDHTLQSVEQQLSLLLATAEEANKNPRTIDEDGEIHWATKAPTSNRLGGFDWTLGFFPGSCWYMYEYTQDEKWKDAAIKFQSLHENFKDLTGSHDMGFVFNCSYGNAYRLTKEDKYKEVMIDAGDALIQRFNPTVGCIQSWDVDKGWQATRGWRYPVIIDNMMNLELLFELTKLTGDSKYKEVAISHADKTLQNHFRADYSSYHVVDYDPETGAVRKKNTAQGYAHESAWARGQAWGLYGYVVCYRYTKDPRYLEQAIKIADFIQSFDGTPKDGIPYWDYQAPEIPNEPRDVSAAAITASALVELNGYTKDAYKPFENKLMTSLASPAYTAKAGEIHNFVLKHSVGSIPHNNEIDVPLNYADYYYIEALVRQYELSK